The Kribbella amoyensis genomic sequence AGCGCCTCGGCGGGGGACACCGGCTCACCCGGCGCGTGCCACACCTCGATGGCCAGCGGAACGGAGGCGCCGTAGATCGCGGGGCGGATCCGCTCCCGCAGGGCGCGCTTGAGCCGCTCCTCGATCAGTTGTCGGTCGTCGTGCACGAAATCATCCTCCGATGACGGTGTTCCGCGGCCCTCCCGGCCGGCTGCGTTGACAACGCTGTCACACAAACTCCGACCCGTCCAGAGACTGTCTGCGCGCGACTGGTCGGGTACGTCACGTCCGCGCTCACGCACCGCCGCCGGGCGGTGCTCGCAGGGTGTCCACGGAGTGGTCCTGGCCACCGAACTACCCGCACGGACCGTTCGCCCTCTAAGTTGTCCCCCATGGATCGCCCCCGCCTGCTGAATCGACGCAGCGTGCTCGGCCTGGGCGCCGCGGCCGCGACCGCTCTGATCACCCCCGGCTGCTCCCGTGGCCGCTCCGACGAGCCCGCCCCGGGAGAACCGGCCAAGTTCGCCACCGGGAACGCGGGCGGCGTCTACAACATCTACGGCGCCGGCCTGGCCAAGCTGGTGACCGAGGTGACCGGTGTCGACCTGTCGGTGATCCCGACCGACGGCTCGGTGCAGAACCTCAAGCTGCTCGCGTCCGGCAACGCCGACATCGCCTTCAGCCTGTCCGACTCCGCGCTGGACGCCTGGGAGGGCGCCCCGGGGACGGCGTTCCAGAGCGGCGCCCTGCGGTTCACGGCGCTGGCCCGGACGTACGACAACTACGTACACGTGGTGGTCCCGGCCGCCTCGGACGTGTTCGACCTGAAGGGCCTCAAGGACAAGGTCGTCAGCATCGGCCCGCGCAACTCCGGCACCCGCGTGGTCGCCGAGCGGCTGCTGGCCACCGCCGGCGTCAAGGTGCGGCCGCAGTACTACGGGCTGGAGACCGCGGTCCAGGCGCTGAAGGACCGGATGAAGGATCCGCGCAAGGGCATCGACGCGCTGATCTGGAGCGGCGGCCTGCCGACCAACCCGATCCTCGGCCTGCAGTCCACGATCGGGTTCCGGCTGGTCGACATCGGCCCGGAGGCGGAGAGGATCGCCAACAAGCGCTTCGGCGGGTACGTGCTGTCGTCCATCCCGCCGTCGATCTACCAGCTCGCGGCCGCGGTCCCCACGCTCGCCGTCCCGAACTACCTGCTGGCCCGCCGCGGCCTGTCCGACTCGTGGGCCTGGTGGACCCTGAACACGATGTTCCGCCGCCAGACCGACCTGATGGCGATCCACCCCGAAGCCGGCTCGCTCGACGCCCGCTCGGCGATCGCCACCATGCCGATCCCGCTCCACGAGGCCGCCGAACGCTGGTACAAGAACAACCACATTTAATCGGGGGACCGGGCGTCGCCTGGGCGGCAAGATAGCGGTATGTCACTGCCTACCCCGACGCTGCAAACCGAGCGGCTGCGGCTGCGTCCGTTCGACGATGCGGACGCGGATGCGCTCTTCACGCTGCACAGCAACGCCTACGTACTGCGGTACTGGGATTCGCCGCCGTGGACCGAGCCCGCGCGCGCCGAGCGGTTCATCAAGGCCTGCCGGCAGCTGGAGGAGGACGGTGCCGGGGCGCGGCTGGCCGTGGAATCCGACGGGGCGTTCATCGGCTGGTGCGGCCTGACCAGCTGGAACCCGGACTTCCGGAGCGCGTCGCTGGGCTACTGCTTCGGCGAGGCGGCGTGGGGTCATGGGTACGCGACGGAGACGGCTCGCGCGGTCCTGCGGTGGGCCTTCGACACCCTGGACCTGAACCGGGTCCAGGCCGAGGCCGATACGCGCAACGTGGCCTCCGCCCGCGTCCTGGAGAAGCTCGGCTTCGTCCACGAAGGAACCCTGCGCGAGGACTGCATCGTGAACGGCGACGTCTCGGACTCGTGGGTGTACGGCCTCCTCCGGCGGGACTGGGCTCCAGCCTGAAGCGTCTCACCCGGGACGCAACGCTCGACCTAGTCCTCGTAGTCGTCGATCAGGGGGACGCGGACCTCGATGACCAGGCCGCCGCCGATCGGGGGACGGGCGACGACGCGGCCGCCGACGCGGGCGGCTTCGGAACGCACGATGGCCAGGCCCAGACCGGTACCGGGCATCTCGCGGTGGTGGGCGCTGCGCCAGAAGCGCTCGCCCACCTTCTTCAGATCGCGGGAGCCCAGTCCGAGGCCGTGGTCGCGGACCGCCATCACGACCTCGGTCCCGTCCCGCAGGACCGAGACCTCGACCGGAGGCGCGCCGTACTTGGCCGCGTTGTCGAGCAGGACGTCGAGGATGTCGTCCACCTCGAGCTCGGGGGCGACCCCGCCGGGGACCATCTCGCCGATGATCAGCTCCAGGTCGTCGGCCGCGTACACCGCCTTCCAGCCGACCAGGCGCTCCTTCACCGCCTGCGCCAGGTCGAGCGGTGCCTCGCTGCCCTCGGCCTCGATCCCCGGGCGGTCCGCGCCGGCGAGCCGGGAGAGCCGCTGGACGATCCGGCCGAGCCGGTCGATGTCGCTGAGCGCGAACCGGGCCGTCGGCGACAGCCGGGACAGCCCCTCGATGTGGATCCGGGCCGACGTCAGCGGGGTCCGGAGCTGGTGCGACGCGTCGGCGACGAACTCCCGCTCACGCTGCCGCGCCTGGTGCAGGCTGAGCGCCATCGAGTTGAAGCTGTCGCCGAGCCGGCGCAGCTCCGGCGCGCGGCCGTCGGTGGACACCCGGGTGTCCAGCGCGCCGCGGGTGATCTGGTGCGTCGCGTTGTCCAGGTCGTTCAGCGGCCGCAGTACCCAGCGGGTGATCGGCCGGACGATGCCGATGACGACGGCGCCGATCGCGATCAGCAGCCCGCCGACGAGCAGCAGCAGCCCGCGCTCGACCTGGTCGCGGCCCTTCTCGGTCGGTACCCGCAGCACCGCGGCGCCGAGCACGCGGCCGTTGTTGACGACCGGCCGTGCGACGACCATCTCACCGGAGCGCCACGGCCACAGCGCGGCCGGCTCGGCGGGCAGCCGGCCGGCCAGGGTGCTGTCCAGCGCGACCTTGAGGTCGGGCTCCTTCACGTCGACGCCGGACCGCGAGGTGGCGATCACCCGGCGGTCGACGTCGACGACGAAGACCGGGGTCGCGTAGAGCTGGTGGTACCGGACGGCGAGCTCGCGCAGGCTGGCGATGTCGCCGGACTGCAGCGGGGACTCGGCCATCGTGGCGAACCAGTCCGCGTCGTTGCTCCGGGACAGGAACAGCGTGCGCGAGGTGCTGGTCGCGATGTAGTTGGCGAGCGGGACGGCGGCGACGACGGCCAGGATGATGACCATCGGGACGAGGGACTGCAGCAGGCG encodes the following:
- a CDS encoding sensor histidine kinase, whose protein sequence is MRRRLLQSLVPMVIILAVVAAVPLANYIATSTSRTLFLSRSNDADWFATMAESPLQSGDIASLRELAVRYHQLYATPVFVVDVDRRVIATSRSGVDVKEPDLKVALDSTLAGRLPAEPAALWPWRSGEMVVARPVVNNGRVLGAAVLRVPTEKGRDQVERGLLLLVGGLLIAIGAVVIGIVRPITRWVLRPLNDLDNATHQITRGALDTRVSTDGRAPELRRLGDSFNSMALSLHQARQREREFVADASHQLRTPLTSARIHIEGLSRLSPTARFALSDIDRLGRIVQRLSRLAGADRPGIEAEGSEAPLDLAQAVKERLVGWKAVYAADDLELIIGEMVPGGVAPELEVDDILDVLLDNAAKYGAPPVEVSVLRDGTEVVMAVRDHGLGLGSRDLKKVGERFWRSAHHREMPGTGLGLAIVRSEAARVGGRVVARPPIGGGLVIEVRVPLIDDYED
- a CDS encoding GNAT family N-acetyltransferase; this translates as MSLPTPTLQTERLRLRPFDDADADALFTLHSNAYVLRYWDSPPWTEPARAERFIKACRQLEEDGAGARLAVESDGAFIGWCGLTSWNPDFRSASLGYCFGEAAWGHGYATETARAVLRWAFDTLDLNRVQAEADTRNVASARVLEKLGFVHEGTLREDCIVNGDVSDSWVYGLLRRDWAPA
- a CDS encoding TAXI family TRAP transporter solute-binding subunit; the protein is MDRPRLLNRRSVLGLGAAAATALITPGCSRGRSDEPAPGEPAKFATGNAGGVYNIYGAGLAKLVTEVTGVDLSVIPTDGSVQNLKLLASGNADIAFSLSDSALDAWEGAPGTAFQSGALRFTALARTYDNYVHVVVPAASDVFDLKGLKDKVVSIGPRNSGTRVVAERLLATAGVKVRPQYYGLETAVQALKDRMKDPRKGIDALIWSGGLPTNPILGLQSTIGFRLVDIGPEAERIANKRFGGYVLSSIPPSIYQLAAAVPTLAVPNYLLARRGLSDSWAWWTLNTMFRRQTDLMAIHPEAGSLDARSAIATMPIPLHEAAERWYKNNHI